Below is a genomic region from Nitrospiraceae bacterium.
CAGCGCCCGGGGGATTCCAGAAGGCCACTCGGACGATGCGCCTGCGGCGATACAGACGTCAGGAGGATACGACCGATGACGAAAAAACCGACACCGCGAAAGAAAGCTGAGGCGCAGGGAGGATCCGCTCACAAACACGAGACAGGCCGGTGTCTGCACATTTTGCAGCGATTGTCCGCCTACATTGACGACGAACTCGCTTCAAATGTGTGCGATGAAATCCGCCGCCATCTCGGTACGTGTCCCAACTGCGAGGTGTTTGTGGAGTCACTCCGTCATACGGTCGCCCTTTGTCGTCATCGCCCCATCCCGGCACTCTCGCCGGCCGATCGTCAGGCAATGCGGGAAAACATCTTGCGCGTCGCACGTACGCAGACTCGGTTATGACAACATGGACCACGATGACTCGTCAGATGTGGAGCGTGACGCAGCGGATGATCTTCCTTGCCCTATGTCTGAGTTGGCATGTGCCCCCGGCCAGGGCGGCAGAATCTCTTGTCGTCACCGTGGATATCCAAAGCCGCGTCTTCATACCTCATCGCGCTGTTCTTCATCGTGGACAGGCGACGACATTCGTCATCAGAAACCATGACAGCGAGCTCCATGCCTTTGTGCCTTCTGATCTGTTTACTGGTGTGAATCTCAACGTCACCGGCAATGGAGCGCCAGAATTCGGACCCCATGGATTCAAACGAGCCATCGTCCCCCCTGAAGGGTCGGTGGAGATCCATTTCACACCGGAGCAGGTCGGCGAATTCTTATACATCTGCGACATGCCGGGTCACCAGATGGCGGCTATAATTGTAGTAGAGTGACGGACTATGGAACATACCCCGCCAGGAGGAGGGCGAACAGCTTTGGCCACGATCGTCTCCGGCCTATTAGGGATTGGATTAACGTGGGTCGCGGCTCCGTCTGATCAAGCGAAATGGGAACGTGGCCGGATCCTCTATGAACAACGATGTCTCGATTGTCATGGATCCGAAGGCCGCGGAGACGGGCGCAATGCATTGTCTCTCTCTCCCCGACCGGGAAACCTGATTTCGGCCGCCACGTCGGCCAAATCCGATCAGGACCTATTAAAGATCATCGCGAATGGACGCCCTCGTACGGCGATGCCGGCATGGGAGGACGAGCTATCCGACGAAGATCAACAAGCAGTCCTCGCATACATCCGCTCGCTTGTTCGTTTTAATCGCCCGCTGACGCCACAACCGCCCGCCCCATGACCGCGGGGATCTCGACCCAAGCCCCTTTCGGATTCTTCCGAGGCCATGTTAGAGTGGTTTTTTTGAGTCTTTCATTGTTTGGGAGGGCAGGGACTCGTTATGGCATGTCGCTTCACACGAATTTCGAACATTACGGTTCTTGCCGGTATTCTGACGGTCATCACCCTTGGACTCACTGGCCCTCTGGCTGCGGCCACAGCGAAACAGCAGAAGCCCGCCGTCACAAAAAGCACCCCTGCCTCGGATACGGCGCGCCGTTACGCCGAAGCGATCGCCAAAGGAGACCGTGTGACCGTCGGTCAACTGGATTTTGCCTGTCAGTATAGAATCGTGGCCGCTTCTCCTGCGGCAGTGAAATCCTATCCGCCGGAAAACGACCCCTCTTACGACTCCTGCTGGCAAACCCTCAAAACAGCCCACGCACCCGTGCTGAAACGGGATGATGTAGCCATGACGGTCCTTTGGCCGAGCGCCGGGCTGCTGGCGTTCTTCGGCGACGAATTGCCTCGCATGCCGGCCTCCGCCTTCGTGATGGAGGAATTGGGGATTTCCCCGCCAGGAACCGGTCTGCACGTAACCGTGGCCAAGAGTCAATCCATTCCTTCTGGATCGTTCCGTCTCAAACCCAACGGCAAGGTCGTCGAGGTTCCCACCACCCTGGTATTCTTGACCGTGAGTTATCAGGATCTCCTCACCTCGCCGGTCACCTACGCAGCAGGAGTGGTGAAACGGGCCAACACGATCAAACGCGCACGGGCGGCGCTGAAGTCGGTCACAACCCAATGGGTAATCTTTACTGGTCTCAAGAAGCACGGGTTCCCCGGCGATGCTGCCGTCTTTAATTTACCTGTGAGCGCACGGCCCGAAACCCCTGGCGTGGTGCCTGAGCAAATCCCCTTTACAACCGAAAAGAGCCGGGCTCTTCCCGATTCGCTTCTATGGTGGGGACCGACTGATCAGCCTGGCACCCTGACGGCGGCTGCCGCTCGGGCCGCCACGTTTCCTGATCTGCGTGATCGGGTGGCGCTGCTCAATCGCATTCTCATCATCGATCCGAACCAGCCGGACGCGTTGACCGTCTTGACACGCCATCTGTATGCGGTGTTCCTCCGCGAAGGAAAGAACAGTCACCAAGTCATGGTTAAAGACCCGGCCCTGTCGCTGGTCGTCGACGAGTTTTACTGGAACGTCTATGCCCAATCGATCCGGATGGATCTGTCGAATGACATGGAAATGGGCGGACTGCCACAGCCGACGCCCGCGGATTATCTCTTTCGTATGTTGCCGGCGCTGGAAACCTTGGCCAAGGTCAGACCGGAACAACTCGACAATCGTTTCCGGCTCGGTGCGGCGTATCGATGGAACAACGAGCAACAGGCGGCGATCGACACGGACGAAGCCCTGGTCAAGGACATACCGGAAGGGCGTAAGGCAGCTAAGGCCGAGGCCATGCTCCAGCTTGCCTGGTCGCGTATGCACAAAGTGGCGTGGAATCGAATCCTGGACGATCCGGAAATCAATCGAGCCTACGGAGACGCCGAGGCATCTCTCGCGATGGCCGAACTCCCGATCGACAAGTTTCTCGCCGAATACACGATGGCCTACTGCATGATCTTCATGCCGAACTACGGCGACAAGGCTAAGTTGCTCCATCACTTGACGGAAGCGAAACGCTGGTTCGATGAAGTGCCGGGGAAAACCGACGAGGTCTGGCGTTATTTTCTGCACTCGGAACTGCTCAAGGCCGTCCTCGACGCCGATCCAAGCTTTAAGCCGATTTTGGCATCGGCAGAAGAGCACAAATCATAGAGACGGCGGAGCACCACATGGTGCTCCGCCTCGGACCCACCGAGATCGACGGACAGGCAGTCCACAGGCACTCGTTATAGTCTTTCCCTGCCGCCTGCGGTATCGTGCAGTAGCATGTTCAAACTGAACCAGCGCGGCGATGACCTGCGCTTTCCTCCGGTAGAACTGGCGTCGCCCGAGGGCCTGCTTGCCGTCGGCGGCGATCTGCGCACGGAGCGATTACTCGAAGCCTATCGCCATGGCATTTTTCCTTGGTACAACGACGACCAGCCGATATTGTGGTGGTCACCCGATCCTCGAGCTGTACTGTTTCCGGACAAGCTCCACATTTCTCGCAGCCTGAAGAGAAAGCTGCATCTCGGCGGGTTTACCGTTACGCTCGACACGAGGTTTCGCGACGTGATGCAGGGATGCGCGGGACCGCGGCTTCAGTATCCCGAGGGAGGAACCTGGATTACGGACGCCATGGTCGATGCCTACGGGACACTTCACGAACTGGGCTACGCCCATTCTGTTGAAACTTGGCGGGAAGGACATCTGGTTGGCGGGCTCTACGGCGTCGCGCTCGGCGGCATCTTCTTCGGAGAATCGATGTTCACGCGCGTGCCGGACGCCTCAAAGGTCGCGCTGGTCTCACTCGTGCGGCAGCTCCGGGCTTGGGACTTTCGGATCTTCGACTGCCAGCAATCCTCGCGCCACATCAAAATGCTCGGCGCCGAAGAGATCCCTCGGCACGAGTTTCTCGATCACCTTACCAAAGCGCTCACCCTGCCCGATCGATGCGGCCGATGGAAGTTCGACCGGGATTGAGTTCAGAATGTATTGCAAGATGAGGAGCAAATAATTCAGCGATTCGAAAAAGCAGCTAGTGTCACAAGTCCGCCGTCAAACTTTGGTTTCACCCTGCTCGGCATCTGATCCCATGTTCTTCCATCAAGGGTCCGGCCCGTTCTGCTCTTGAATACTCCACCCCACTGCTTAAAGAAGAAAGGCACCTTTGCGGCGATACATTGAGCCCTTATTTGACGAACCCACTGCGGTTTCATTGGCCGAGAATAGGGACCGGATTCCCCTCCAACAATAACCCAATTGATTCCATTCAAGTCGAGACGCGGCAACGGGCCCAATAGGGGTTCTAGGGATAGGAATTTGATTTTCGCGCTCGTTTTTTTAAGGTGATCGATCCTAAATAGGTAATCGCTGCTCTCGACGCTTACTCCCATCCAAACGTTGTCTCCCCATGTCAGTTGGTCATCTAGCTCTGCCACTCGTTCTGCACGCTTTGTAAGGATTTGGAATTGATGCTGAGGTGTTGCCCGCATGACACTAAAAACTCGCTTAATGAATTCAAATGGAACGTCTCTGTGAAATAGGTCGCTCATCGAATTCACAAATATAACTCTGGATTTTTTCCAGCTTAATGGTATTTCCAGTGCTTCAGGGTGAAGCGAAAGGATGAACCCATTCTTGTACTGAGACGTACCCGCCGCTCGCAATCGTAAAGCCAAGCGCTCGGCATAGCAGTTCTTGCATCCTGGACTGATCTTGTCGCAGCCTGTCACGGGATTCCACGTTGCCTCTGTCCATTCAATCTTCGTAGGACCTGCCATGCTCTAGCCTAAAGCCTCTTTTCATGTTTCTTGAAGATATCGTCGATGATCTCGAGAGCCACTGGCTTAGGAGATGCGAAGAAGAGGTAGTAAACAACAGCCTCCCGTGAGTTTCGCATGGCCAGTGGCCGAGACACATGTTTGAAGCCAGCGATTCGGAGCAATCGCTCTCGGAAAGCTTCTGTGACAGCCTCGTTGTCGGTTTTCTCTTGGTAGCCGAAAAGATTTCCAGCCGGTGAGTATGCTGCAGTTTTCCAACTTTCGTCGCCCCAGAATCGAGTCATCCTTTCCGCCTGGTCAGGTGGGACAGAGTCCGGATTGTGCTTTAACACATTCATATTCATATCCATAATTGGAAAGTTCAAAAATATCTCGATTGATTTCATCTGGCCAGCAGTATAGATCACTCGCCAATCAAGATGCAGCCCATACGGATCCAGCAGGCAGAGTCCGCGGCGATAGTTTTTGAACTGGATTTTGGGGAATACTTTCTCAAGAAGCACCTCGTTACAGTCGCCTTCGTGCACGAATACATTAGCCCGTTTTTCGGCGACTTGTTGAAGAGAGTCAATCCGTGCTTGGTTTATGTCAATGAAGTGATATTCCGAAAATGGCGGGCGCACATTCAGAGCATTGAGTGGGGAACCCGCAACAAACTCTTTTGTTGAGCGAGATATGTGTACTCCAGGTCCTGCAAAAGCATCAATGTAGACATGATGAAGCCTCAGCTTCTTTTGGCCAGAAAGTATTCGAGAGTAGGCCTGCGCGTACTCTCGTACGATGTCGAGTTTTACTTCAGACCAAGGACCAATCTCGTCAAGATCTGAACCTGCCACGAGGGCAAGCTACTTGCTTCAGAATATTACGTCAACTTTCCCTCAAGAGTAATACTGGTATTTTGCGGGCTGCTTTGCCATGCCTGCGAATGCCGCGGAGGATCGGTGTTTGTATTTTTGACCACTGCTCACTTCGATAGGGCGGCCTGGTTGATCCTCGAATGCTCGCGTCGAACGAGGCCCTTCTGAGGGCGCGCGTTCCGCGAGCAGGAGGACGACCAGGCTGCCCTACCCCTTCCCCATTGTCGCCAGCTCCGCGAAATAATGTGCGAAGGCTTTCATCCCGCCGGAGGCCTGACCCCAATCGAAATATTCGTTCGGGGCATGATACCCGTGTTCGGGGAGGCTGAGGCCCATAAAGAGGATCGGCACCTTCCAGGCTTCCTGCATCGTCACCACGGCGCCGATCGATCCTCCTTCCCGAATAAAAGCAGGTTCTTTGCCGAATCCCGCCTTGACCGACCGTTTCACGCATTCGACATAGGGTCCGTCGAAACTTCCTTTATAAGGATGAAGCATGCTCTCCCGTTCCACCTTCACATCGGGATTGAGCTTCGCCACATACTTCTTGAACAACGCAAGCGCCTTCTCCGGCGTCTGGTTCGGCACCAAGCGCATGCTGACTTTCAGCTCGCCATGACCAGGCACGATGGTCTTCAAGCCCGGGCCGTGGTAGCCGCCGGTGAGCCCATGGATCTCGAAGGTCGGGGCAGCCCAAATCCGCTTGGTGATCTCGGCCGGATCGTGCGTGCGAAGCGTGTGAAATCCGTAGGCCTCTTTAAATCGTTTCACTTGAAATCCCGATTTGAGAAAGCTTTTAATCTCGTCTTTCGATGGTTCAACGACATCGTTGTAGAACCCGGGAATCTTCACCTTGCCGGTTTTCGCCTCCACACAGGCATGTGCGACTTCCATGAGTTCCGCCAGCGGATTACGCGCCGCACCGCCCGTGACGCCTGAGTGAGCATCCTTGCTGCCGGTACGCAGGGTGAGCCGCGCGCCGAGCAAGCCACGCAGCCCGTATGGCATGGCCGGA
It encodes:
- a CDS encoding M20/M25/M40 family metallo-hydrolase; translation: MMTVQAPQLNAYVVETRPRFEDLLGQMVEIPSISMDPAKAGDIRRMADLAVQILIDQGAAAQIVETGGYPIVSGGWMTGAKHPTVTIYNHLDVQPAQEPEWRQEPFVFKNDGGFYHGRGATDDKGPALAAVLGARYAIEQGIPINIRFVWELEEEIGSPHFAVGVKNQAAIRRPDSVVVSDTIWIAKGRPAMPYGLRGLLGARLTLRTGSKDAHSGVTGGAARNPLAELMEVAHACVEAKTGKVKIPGFYNDVVEPSKDEIKSFLKSGFQVKRFKEAYGFHTLRTHDPAEITKRIWAAPTFEIHGLTGGYHGPGLKTIVPGHGELKVSMRLVPNQTPEKALALFKKYVAKLNPDVKVERESMLHPYKGSFDGPYVECVKRSVKAGFGKEPAFIREGGSIGAVVTMQEAWKVPILFMGLSLPEHGYHAPNEYFDWGQASGGMKAFAHYFAELATMGKG
- a CDS encoding three-Cys-motif partner protein TcmP codes for the protein MAGSDLDEIGPWSEVKLDIVREYAQAYSRILSGQKKLRLHHVYIDAFAGPGVHISRSTKEFVAGSPLNALNVRPPFSEYHFIDINQARIDSLQQVAEKRANVFVHEGDCNEVLLEKVFPKIQFKNYRRGLCLLDPYGLHLDWRVIYTAGQMKSIEIFLNFPIMDMNMNVLKHNPDSVPPDQAERMTRFWGDESWKTAAYSPAGNLFGYQEKTDNEAVTEAFRERLLRIAGFKHVSRPLAMRNSREAVVYYLFFASPKPVALEIIDDIFKKHEKRL
- the aat gene encoding leucyl/phenylalanyl-tRNA--protein transferase, with product MFKLNQRGDDLRFPPVELASPEGLLAVGGDLRTERLLEAYRHGIFPWYNDDQPILWWSPDPRAVLFPDKLHISRSLKRKLHLGGFTVTLDTRFRDVMQGCAGPRLQYPEGGTWITDAMVDAYGTLHELGYAHSVETWREGHLVGGLYGVALGGIFFGESMFTRVPDASKVALVSLVRQLRAWDFRIFDCQQSSRHIKMLGAEEIPRHEFLDHLTKALTLPDRCGRWKFDRD
- a CDS encoding cupredoxin domain-containing protein — protein: MTTWTTMTRQMWSVTQRMIFLALCLSWHVPPARAAESLVVTVDIQSRVFIPHRAVLHRGQATTFVIRNHDSELHAFVPSDLFTGVNLNVTGNGAPEFGPHGFKRAIVPPEGSVEIHFTPEQVGEFLYICDMPGHQMAAIIVVE
- a CDS encoding zf-HC2 domain-containing protein; this translates as MTKKPTPRKKAEAQGGSAHKHETGRCLHILQRLSAYIDDELASNVCDEIRRHLGTCPNCEVFVESLRHTVALCRHRPIPALSPADRQAMRENILRVARTQTRL
- a CDS encoding cytochrome c, with the translated sequence MATIVSGLLGIGLTWVAAPSDQAKWERGRILYEQRCLDCHGSEGRGDGRNALSLSPRPGNLISAATSAKSDQDLLKIIANGRPRTAMPAWEDELSDEDQQAVLAYIRSLVRFNRPLTPQPPAP